One Brassica napus cultivar Da-Ae chromosome C4, Da-Ae, whole genome shotgun sequence genomic region harbors:
- the LOC106396319 gene encoding protein EMSY-LIKE 4-like — translation MDYESFDSSGTDDDLPPSHRVARGGRVAGNGRPSSLLPPSYPKMYDEVAVDMEAQIHQIEKEAYISILRAFKAQADAITWEKESLITELRKELRVSNEEHRELLGRVNADDTIRRIREWRQSGGMQPTMRNAAQVVHDTLPTPSVSASVKKQKLNQPMPSQPFASHPQADLTNQFASSTAKRGPVPNVKGKKHKPGFPGSSSAKPVSYHPSDQPQRGQVMNRVPPGPTSSSEPTNGNDPESFVGRKVRTRWPEDNTFYEAVITKYSPVEGRHALVYDIGTPNETWEWVNLSEISPGDIEWIGEDPRVGNQYGVNGQGHGLNRTTGPNSVPQRGSGLAKTSIKKDFRTSQNGTGKRKHMDIRIRQTNVLIRDVERVLGSHNPDPQEVERAKRMLEEQEQALVGAIAKLGDISDGENEGGFHR, via the exons ATGGACTACGAATCGTTTGATAGCAGCG GAACAGATGATGATCTGCCTCCATCTCATAGGGTTGCAAGAGGAGGGCGTGTGGCTGGCAACGGAAGACCTTCGAGTCTTCTTCCTCCATCTTACCCTAAGATGTATGATGAAGTTGCTGTTGATATGGAAGCTCAGATTCACCAGATTGAGAAGGAAGCATACATATCTATCCTAAGAGCCTTTAAAGCCCAAGCAGATGCTATCACTTGG GAAAAGGAAAGTCTTATAACTGAACTGCGTAAAGAGCTGAGAGTGTCCAATGAGGAACATAGAGAGCTTCTTGGCCGTGTAAACGCAGATGATACCATACGAAGGATAAG GGAATGGAGACAATCTGGAGGAATGCAACCAACAATGCGCAATGCTGCTCAAGTGGTTCACGATACCTTGCCAACACCTTCCGTTTCAGCTTCTGTCAAGAAGCAGAAACTAAACCAGCCAATGCCTTCTCAACCATTCGCTTCACACCCTCAAGCTGATCTTACTAACCAGTTTGCATCATCCACAGCTAAACGAGGACCTGTTCCCAATGTCAAGGGAAAAAAGCATAAACCA GGTTTCCCTGGTTCCTCTTCTGCAAAACCTGTCTCATACCATCCCTCAGATCAACCTCAACGAGGACAAGTCATGAACAGAGTACCACCTGGTCCCACCAGTTCAAGTGAACCCACAAATGGAAACGACCCTGAGTCTTTTGTAGGAAGGAAAGTTAGAACGAGGTGGCCAGAAGACAATACGTTTTACGAGGCTGTCATCACCAAGTACAGTCCAGTTGAG GGCCGCCATGCTTTGGTTTATGACATTGGAACACCTAACGAGACATGGGAATGGGTCAATCTCTCAGAG ATATCTCCTGGGGATATTGAGTGGATAGGAGAGGATCCTAGGGTTGGTAATCAGTATGGTGTAAACGGACAAGGCCATGGTCTGAATAGAACTACAGGACCAAACAGTGTTCCACAACGGGGAAGCGGTTTGGCAAAGACCAGTATCAAAAAAGATTTCAGAACATCGCAGAATGGAACTGGGAAAAGGAAACATATGGATATACGAATCCGTCAGACCAATGTCCTAATCAGAGAT GTGGAGAGAGTTCTTGGCTCACACAATCCAGATCCTCAAGAAGTTGAAAGGGCTAAGAGAATGTTGGAG GAGCAAGAACAAGCGCTTGTTGGTGCCATCGCAAAGCTTGGAGATATATCCGATGGAGAAAACG